The Syngnathus scovelli strain Florida chromosome 17, RoL_Ssco_1.2, whole genome shotgun sequence sequence AAATTAGCGTAAATGTACTAGAATATAATTGATGGATTTGTTTTTGTCCCAACAGCGACCATGCAGGGCCCGATGGAATGGAGCCAGATGGTGTCATTGAGGTATGAACACTTTGCAACCAATTGATAATGTAAGATGTGAACATAAATTGGTGCTCATTCGagatttgtatgtttttttttttttttacagagcaACTGGAATGACATTACGGACAACTTTGATGATATGAACCTGAAGGAAACGCTTCTTCGGGGAATTTATGCATATGGTTTTGAGAAGCCTTCAGCCATTCAACAGAGGGCTATAATCCCTTGCATTAAAGGTACAGTTGTCTATGAAAAGCCCCAAGTAGCTCTGTGGTATATATATACACGAGTGAAATGATGCTTTACCATCTTTCGGGACTTACCCAATAATGGGGATAGCTTTTTTTATCTCACTGATCACTCAACATGTACCGATTTCCTAACCTTTAAGCCACGGTCTATATTTAACATTGGAGAAATGTCACGGCGCACCACCAAACATCGCCGAACTCCTATCTATATTGCTGCTGCCTGGCAGAATTGTATCTCGAAACAAATGTTGCTGTGGTACAATGGTTGGGAAATCACTGACTTGAAGTTTAATGAATGGCAAATGCGTGTGTGGGACTGCTGCATAATTCTGTGCCATTTTGCCATCAGGCTATGATGTCATTGCCCAAGCCCAGTCAGGCACTGGCAAGACGGCCACATTTGCCATCTCTATCTTGCAGCAGCTGGACATAGAGCAGAAGGAGACTCAGGCTCTGGTGTTGGCTCCCACCAGAGAGCTGGCTCAGCAGGTATGCTGTTCCTGAGGTCATGACTCATGAATACCTCAGCAGTGTCTCAGACCTAGGCAGCACATTGAGGACACTGTTCAAATCTGAAAGGTACCATTCTTTAAAGACTCGtgtaaattctgcaaaattgaaATTTGCCCCTCTAAGACTTTGTGTAGTCCTAGTCCGTGACTGCACTGGTCTAAAAGGTGATCTGGCTTAACTTCCTCTCTCCTCTTTGGGGAATTTGTGGCTGTGAATAACTGGGTGACGTGATGGCATACTATCTTTCGGGACTGACTCTTGGTGTTGAGAGCTCTTGACACACTGATCACTTAACAACAGTTTGTCTTAATGTGCTGCCGCTGTTCTTCTGCGCAACTCTGACTGAGCCGGCGTGCTTGTCTTGTGCACCCCTGCTCTTTAGATTCAGAAAGTCATTCTGGCCCTTGGCGACTACATGGGGGCAACCTGCCACGCCTGTATTGGAGGGACCAATCTCCGCAGTGAGATCCAGAAGTTTCAggccgaggctccccacatagttGTGGGCACTCCGGGTCGAGTGTATGACATGCTCAACAGGAGACATCTGTGTGAGTGCTTTAGCTAAATCATACATTTTCTTCAAAGGCCGTCGTAACGTCACAAGAGCCGAGCCGTGAATTGACGTAAAAGGCGGCGTCTGAAGCAACGGATGAAACAACAATTGAACAAAACGTGATGAAATTGGATGTTGTTAACTGGCTGCTTGTATGCATTAGTAGGGAGTGGGAGTTCCTTCACCTTAGCCGCCATTTAGCCGCCATTTAGCCGCCATTTAGCCGCCATTTCACACAACTCTGCCTTCCCCTACAGCTCCCAAATGGATCAAAATGTTTGTTCTCGACGAGGCTGACGAGATGTTGAGTCGGGGTTTCAAAGATCAGATCTATGAGATCTTCCAGAAACTGAGTACAAATATTCAGGTAAGATGCCTTAACTGCAGTTTGTGCCGGCTTGCCTTTCTAAGCTGCCTCCACTGTTTTCGCTAGGTTGTCTTGCTCTCTGCCACCATGCCCACAGATGTGCTGGAGGTGACCAAGAAGTTTATGCGTGACCCCATCCGCATCTTGGTGAAGAAAGAAGAGCTCACCCTGGAGGGTATTAAGCAGTTCTACATCAATGTTGAGCGGGAGGTAGGTAGGTCTGTTAAGGCCAGTGTTCATTTTGAACCACACCTTCCCTCTAAAGCATCCTGCTCAAACCGCAGAAGCCGAGCCTCCCAAGGGCTCGGCCGATGTGGGTGTGTAAGCATGGGTATACTAGGGAAGGAGATGAAAGCCACAGTTTCGCAAACGAGGCGTGGAGGGACCTCTTTCTTAATGTCTGCTGTCCATTGTCTCAAGATACTGTGCTACATGGCTTTTTCACCAGGGACTTTGTTGCGACTGAATGTATTCAAGTCACTGaatgttatatatattttttggactTAGGAGTGGAAGTTGGACACCCTGTGTGACctctacgagaccctgaccatcACCCAGGCTGTGATCTTTCTCAACACTAGAAGAAAAGTAGACTGGCTCACTGAGAAGATGCATGCTAGAGACTTCACGGTTTCTGCTCTGGTAAGATGAGCGACACTTTATTACATGCAAGGGCAAAATACGGCCCATTATGTTAGAGTAGTTACTTCTATTATAGTATAAATGTGTTTATTAACTGTCCTTCTAGTGACCCTATGCTGCTGGTAACCCCATGTCAATAACTTTAAATTCAAGTCTGCAGTATAAATTGTAGAACAATTATTTTGTATATTTGAATACGCATTTTAAAAGTTTCTACGTGcattaaaagcttttttttttttcttttaataaacACATCAAGTTTCCTACTTGCATAACAATTGTACAAATAATttgtccattaaaaaaaagcttGCTCACCCCTTTTCATAGCCACACTGACTGAACAGAAACTCGCTTTCTCTCCCTAGCATGGTGATATGGACCAGAAGGAGCGTGATGTCATTATGAGGGAGTTTAGGTCTGGCTCAAGCAGAGTGTTGATCACTACTGATCTACTGGTTAGTATCAAATAGAGCAGTGTTTATGTTAAGATAATAATCTCTTTTCAATTTACTTGGTGCGATACGTTAATAAGTTTCGGTTGTAATTCTGCTGTATGAATAGCAacagctggatggatggatacacaTGCAATGTGCCATCATGTTTATTGTGCCATCTAGTAAAAGAGCATTTAATTGTTAGGTCTGTCACAATGTGACATAAACATAGAAGTCATGTTATATATTTAAGTGAACCTGATAGCTGAAACTGTCAATTTGTTTCTTTGAGGTagctgttgtttgtttgttttaaagccCAAATGTTTCCAAACAATCCTGTGAAAGTCCCTCAATGACTTAGCAGTGTAAACATTTGGGAGATCAAGACTTGTGCTCCACAATGGTTCCCTCTAATGTAGGGATCTGTTACTTTTAATC is a genomic window containing:
- the eif4a2 gene encoding eukaryotic initiation factor 4A-II; protein product: MSNDSADYNSDHAGPDGMEPDGVIESNWNDITDNFDDMNLKETLLRGIYAYGFEKPSAIQQRAIIPCIKGYDVIAQAQSGTGKTATFAISILQQLDIEQKETQALVLAPTRELAQQIQKVILALGDYMGATCHACIGGTNLRSEIQKFQAEAPHIVVGTPGRVYDMLNRRHLSPKWIKMFVLDEADEMLSRGFKDQIYEIFQKLSTNIQVVLLSATMPTDVLEVTKKFMRDPIRILVKKEELTLEGIKQFYINVEREEWKLDTLCDLYETLTITQAVIFLNTRRKVDWLTEKMHARDFTVSALHGDMDQKERDVIMREFRSGSSRVLITTDLLARGIDVQQVSLVINYDLPTNRENYIHRIGRGGRFGRKGVAINFVTEEDKRILRDIETFYNTTVEEMPMNVADLI